DNA sequence from the Phyllopteryx taeniolatus isolate TA_2022b chromosome 14, UOR_Ptae_1.2, whole genome shotgun sequence genome:
GTTGTCTGATCAGTGGTTTGGTGGAGGACCTGGTCAGTTGGTGGGTGGGTTGTTTGATTGGTCGTTCAATTGGTTAGTTATTCTGGTCAGTCCATCGGTCGGTGTACGTAACTGATCGTCCGGGTAATTAAAGTGCATCGTTGTGTTGCGTCGTCTCAAGAGTGTTCCGGAGGCGCAGACGTAAAGCCGGCAGGTCCCTGGCTCACTTGCTGAGCGACGTCACTGAGAGCTGCCAGACCTGGCTGGACAGCAGGGTCTTCGGTGGGGTGTTCCGGACGGCCAAGGACCTGGACCGGGACCCAGAGAGAGACCAGGAGAACCAGGATCCGCACTTGGACCAGGACCAGGACTGGGTCCGGGAGGAAGGATTCACTTCGCTGGAAGAACCCAGCTGGTGCGGTCTGGGCCAATCGCAAGCGGACAACGGCTGCAGATTCTTCACTTACGGTGAACCCCGATTCAAACCCAAACcttcataactgtgaggcagatgtgctgtccATATGTATCTTATTTtgaatatattgtatgtatttttatggtttgatgatttttttgtgtcagaTCCCAGCGAAGTGGCCCCCCCTCCTGACAAAAAGACCCCGCCCCCCAAGCAGATAATCCGGGAGGAGATTTGCTCAGAAATCTGTCAATCGAGTGAATGCTTCACCCAGTCGCTGGGGGGACTCTCAGAGGTCCTTCCTCCCTCCGCCTTCTACGCCAACACCTGCCATCAGCCCAACGCGCCTCAATGCACAGGTCATTttctattattatcatcatttacttttatttttacttctgctgttgttttaatttcctTATGTTATTATGacggcttttttttaattattttttttattttgattacacAGTAATTTTAATTTGGTTTTCGTTTTTATCTTTGTATTGTCTctctaaattacatttttttatttaattttttattttacctttagTTTActattacttttgttttttacttgtattttttatttcatctttacttttattaattttacttttgtttttcttttatttgtatttctttattaCAACTTTTACTGATATTGTTAAACGTCAAACGTTTTAATGTtacttttaattttgttttatgttattagttttgctgttattttaatgccattattattatatttctacttttgtgtttattttaattgtattatcaCCTCATTAATTATACTTAgttatttaaatttgtattttattattacttttgtttttagtttattataattttattgctattgttttgtttttacttttgtttcatCACTTATTAATTTtacttgttttccttttattaCTTGTacttatataaatattttgaacTTCAAAAgaattgaattttatttgaatttttactttattcagttgaatttagtttttattcattattttgttaaGCTTAGTTTTTCATGATGtgcttatttattattttgatatttgtgctattttgtgtgttttaggcGTAACGCCGATGACTCTCGTCTTGGTCTTTGCCGTCTTTGTCTTCGTGACGCTCTGCTCGGGGTAAACTTTTTATTCACAACTTCTAAACATGTCACGTAACTGCACTTATATCGTGTTGTGACGATATCGTTGCCTCAGTTATTTCGTGCGGAGTGCGGCGGgagtggcggcggcggcagctTGCACGATTACGGCGacatgcgtgtgtgagtgttaCATGGTGACTTGTAATTAACACTTCACGTATCCTGTGTTGTTTAACTGCAAAAATCAAATGTCGTTCACACGCTTCAGGTGCGAGCAGGTCGACTTGGATGCAA
Encoded proteins:
- the tmem71 gene encoding transmembrane protein 71 isoform X1 encodes the protein MSLFFSGAVTSSPIKRRLRSSSAHQSLDVSLLSPDSSYVCYSSSPAWAPVGSSLAGDVHSICCRRSPRLLTNGYYAVTDDSFLWDEDGNVSLTPCAASVSYKENVFRVFRRRRRKAGRSLAHLLSDVTESCQTWLDSRVFGGVFRTAKDLDRDPERDQENQDPHLDQDQDWVREEGFTSLEEPSWCGLGQSQADNGCRFFTYDPSEVAPPPDKKTPPPKQIIREEICSEICQSSECFTQSLGGLSEVLPPSAFYANTCHQPNAPQCTGVTPMTLVLVFAVFVFVTLCSGCEQVDLDARVEEACQDGGHHFTQRVTCRTGTTPAHTHTHTHTRYLFLLFTQPFLII
- the tmem71 gene encoding transmembrane protein 71 isoform X2, yielding MSLFFSGAVTSSPIKRRLRSSSAHQSLDVSLLSPDSSYVCYSSSPAWAPVGSSLAGDVHSICCRRSPRLLTNGYYAVTDDSFLWDEDGNVSLTPCAASVSYKENVFRVFRRRRRKAGRSLAHLLSDVTESCQTWLDSRVFGGVFRTAKDLDRDPERDQENQDPHLDQDQDWVREEGFTSLEEPSWCGLGQSQADNGCRFFTYDPSEVAPPPDKKTPPPKQIIREEICSEICQSSECFTQSLGGLSEVLPPSAFYANTCHQPNAPQCTGVTPMTLVLVFAVFVFVTLCSGYFVRSAAGVAAAAACTITATCVCASRSTWMQGWRRRAKTEDITSRNE